The Rhizobium viscosum genomic sequence CGGTTTCTATGACGATTACCTCAAGGTCACCAAGCAGAGCCACAAGGGCTTTTCGGGCAAGGCGCGTCTCGGCATCGAGTTCATCATTGCCGGCATTGCCGTCTATTTCATGATGCGCACGGCGCTCGTCTCGGGTCCGGCAGGCTCCACCTTCGGCTCCTCGATTGCATTCCCCTTCTTCAAGGACTTCCTGATCAATATCGGCATCATGTTCGTCGTCTTCGGCGGCTTCGTCATCGTCGGCGCCGGCAATGCCGTAAACCTGACCGATGGCCTCGACGGCCTTGCCATCGTACCGGTCATGATTGCCGCCGCCGCCTTCGGCATCATCGCCTATCTCGCCGGTAATGCGGTCTTTGCGAATTACCTGCAGATCAATTTCGTGCCCGGTACCGGCGAGCTTGCCGTCGTGCTCGGCGCCGTTATCGGCGCGGGCCTCGGCTTCCTTTGGTTCAACGCCCCTCCGGCGGCGATCTTCATGGGGGATACCGGGTCGCTGGCGCTCGGCGGCACGATCGGCACGGTTGCTGTTGCCACCAAGCATGAGATCGTCATGGCGATCGTCGGCGGCCTGTTCGTCATGGAGACCCTCTCGGTCATCATCCAGGTCGGCTTCTTCAAGATGACTGGCCGGCGCGTCTTCCTCATGGCGCCGATCCACCACCATTTCGAAAAGAAGGGCTGGACGGAGAGCCAGGTGGTGATCCGTTTCTGGATCATTGCCGTCGGCCTTGCCATGCTCGGCCTCTCCACCCTGAAGCTGCGGTGAGGCGGTCATGATCCCGGTCACGACGCTTGCAGGAAAGAAGGTCGCTCTCTTCGGTCTCGGCGGCTCAGGTCTGGCCACGGCCAAGGCGCTCGTCGCCGGTGGCGCCGATGTCACGGCCTGGGACGACAATCCTGACAGCGTCGCCAAGGCTGCGGCAGAGGGCATCACCTCTGCCGATCTGCATACAATCGACTGGAGCGCGCAGGCGCTCTTCGTGCTTTCACCCGGCGTGCCGCTTACCCATCCGAAGCCGCACTGGACCGTTGATCTCGCGCGTGCTGCCGGCGTCGATATCGTCGGCGATGTCGAACTCTTCGTGCGCGAGCGCAGGGCGCATGCTCCCGATTGCCCCTTCATCGCGATCACGGGGACTAACGGCAAATCGACGACGACGGCGCTGATTGCCCATATCCTCAAATCGAGTGGCCGCGACACACAGCTCGGCGGCAATATCGGCACGGCCGTGCTGACGCTGGATCCGCCGAAGAGTGAGCGCTATTTCGTCGTCGAATGCTCTTCCTACCAGATCGATCTTTCGCCGACGCTCAATCCTTCGGCCGGCATCCTGCTCAACCTGACACCCGACCACCTCGATCGGCACGGCACGATGCAGCACTATGCCGATGTGAAGGAACGGCTGGTCGCCGGCAGCGATGTCGCTGTTGTCGGCGTCGATGATAGCCAT encodes the following:
- the mraY gene encoding phospho-N-acetylmuramoyl-pentapeptide-transferase, with product MLIWLVELSEYFKFLNLFRYITFRAGAALFTSALIVFLFGPTIINSLRIRQGKGQPIRADGPQTHFKKAGTPTMGGLMILAGIVGASLLWADLSNVYVVATLLVTLGFGAIGFYDDYLKVTKQSHKGFSGKARLGIEFIIAGIAVYFMMRTALVSGPAGSTFGSSIAFPFFKDFLINIGIMFVVFGGFVIVGAGNAVNLTDGLDGLAIVPVMIAAAAFGIIAYLAGNAVFANYLQINFVPGTGELAVVLGAVIGAGLGFLWFNAPPAAIFMGDTGSLALGGTIGTVAVATKHEIVMAIVGGLFVMETLSVIIQVGFFKMTGRRVFLMAPIHHHFEKKGWTESQVVIRFWIIAVGLAMLGLSTLKLR